A DNA window from Teredinibacter franksiae contains the following coding sequences:
- a CDS encoding DUF3604 domain-containing protein, whose amino-acid sequence MQVLKFKLDKFNREEQLIVGHSYCTKVGFNRIESKGVRAHSRGGHFAVKAIKAFRLITAYSVSVCKCRLSGCTAKYREALFAALTAVLVLMALPAVSAEVVGADYPRDEKTTSEALSTQGFSPYAGRKYPTQVYWGDQHVHTGWSVDAGAAGATLTPEDAVRFARGEEVMSSTGVPAKLARPLDWLVVADHSDMAGTIFSIRDGDAAFMAVPLIKKWHNMMKAGNGLQATSEMIQAQSNNRIPAVMKDAKFAMNIWRKNTAIMEQYNEPGRFTAFIGYEWTSNAGGGDNLHRNVIYRDGKALADQMVPMTTFDSENPEDLWKWMQRYEEKTFGSVLAIPHNGNLSNGKMFALNTFKGKRLTKQWAEDRARWEPLYEVTQMKGDGEAHPMLSPNDEFADFDTWDQSNLAGVPKTPDMIRNEYAREALKQGLKLEEKFGTNPFKYGFVGGTDTHTALSTPEEDNYFSKTAAQEPKPDRWVHPFLDTPQVKTPGWKLAAAGWAGVWATENTREALWDAMKRKETYSSTGPRITVRFFGGFDFTPADAQTRMPAEAGYSKGVPMGGDLSHAPAGKAPTFLVAALKDPYSGNLDRVQVVKGWLDGKGNLHEKVYDVVWSDADKRKPGSDGKLPVVGNTVNIKEATWTSTIGAPELITVWKDPDFEPKTRAFYYARIIEIPTPRWTAYDAKRFNVEMDKEVPMTTQERAYTSPIWYTPGT is encoded by the coding sequence ATGCAAGTGTTGAAGTTTAAGCTGGACAAATTTAACCGTGAGGAGCAACTAATCGTGGGCCATTCATACTGTACAAAAGTAGGATTTAATCGTATTGAAAGTAAGGGCGTTCGTGCACATAGCCGAGGCGGGCACTTCGCTGTCAAAGCGATTAAAGCTTTTCGACTGATTACGGCGTATTCAGTGTCAGTCTGCAAATGTCGTTTAAGCGGTTGCACTGCAAAATATAGAGAGGCTTTGTTTGCGGCTTTAACCGCAGTGCTGGTATTGATGGCCCTTCCTGCCGTCAGCGCTGAGGTTGTAGGTGCAGACTACCCGCGCGATGAAAAAACCACGTCCGAAGCCTTATCCACACAAGGGTTTTCGCCCTACGCAGGGCGCAAGTACCCCACTCAAGTGTATTGGGGTGATCAACACGTGCATACCGGTTGGTCTGTGGATGCGGGCGCTGCGGGAGCAACCCTAACGCCAGAAGACGCGGTTCGATTTGCGCGTGGCGAAGAGGTAATGTCATCCACTGGTGTGCCTGCGAAACTTGCGCGTCCACTTGATTGGTTGGTAGTGGCCGATCACTCAGACATGGCCGGCACCATATTTTCCATCCGTGATGGTGACGCCGCGTTTATGGCCGTACCCCTGATTAAGAAATGGCACAACATGATGAAAGCCGGTAACGGTTTACAAGCCACCAGCGAGATGATTCAAGCCCAATCGAATAATAGAATCCCCGCGGTAATGAAAGATGCCAAATTCGCGATGAATATCTGGCGCAAGAACACCGCGATTATGGAGCAATACAATGAGCCGGGGCGTTTTACCGCGTTTATTGGTTATGAGTGGACCTCCAATGCGGGTGGTGGTGACAATCTGCACCGTAATGTTATCTATCGAGATGGTAAGGCACTGGCCGACCAGATGGTACCGATGACCACTTTCGACAGTGAAAACCCAGAAGATTTATGGAAGTGGATGCAAAGGTACGAAGAAAAAACGTTTGGTTCTGTTCTCGCTATTCCGCACAACGGTAATCTTTCCAATGGCAAGATGTTCGCGTTAAACACCTTCAAAGGTAAGCGCCTCACCAAACAGTGGGCAGAAGATCGCGCTCGCTGGGAGCCCCTGTACGAAGTAACCCAAATGAAGGGAGACGGCGAAGCGCACCCCATGTTGTCGCCCAATGATGAGTTTGCTGACTTCGATACCTGGGATCAGTCTAACCTTGCGGGCGTTCCAAAAACGCCAGACATGATTCGTAACGAGTACGCCCGTGAAGCACTCAAACAAGGCCTTAAGTTGGAAGAAAAGTTTGGCACTAACCCCTTCAAATATGGTTTTGTAGGCGGCACCGATACACACACGGCGTTGAGCACTCCCGAAGAAGATAACTACTTCAGTAAAACGGCTGCGCAGGAGCCCAAGCCAGATCGTTGGGTACACCCTTTTCTTGATACCCCACAAGTTAAAACGCCGGGCTGGAAACTCGCCGCCGCCGGTTGGGCTGGAGTTTGGGCAACGGAAAATACCCGTGAAGCACTTTGGGACGCAATGAAGCGTAAAGAAACTTACTCATCCACCGGGCCGCGCATTACCGTCCGATTTTTTGGTGGCTTTGATTTTACTCCCGCCGATGCACAAACCCGCATGCCCGCAGAGGCCGGTTACAGCAAGGGTGTGCCCATGGGCGGTGATTTAAGTCATGCACCTGCCGGTAAAGCGCCAACGTTTCTTGTTGCCGCGCTAAAAGACCCTTACAGCGGAAACCTTGATCGCGTTCAGGTCGTCAAAGGCTGGCTGGATGGCAAAGGCAATCTGCACGAAAAAGTGTACGACGTGGTATGGAGCGATGCTGATAAACGTAAACCGGGTAGCGATGGAAAACTTCCTGTCGTTGGTAATACAGTCAATATTAAAGAAGCCACCTGGACCAGTACCATCGGTGCTCCCGAGTTAATTACGGTTTGGAAAGATCCAGACTTCGAACCAAAAACTCGCGCATTCTATTACGCCAGAATTATCGAAATCCCCACCCCGCGCTGGACAGCTTACGACGCCAAAAGGTTTAACGTTGAAATGGATAAAGAGGTTCCTATGACGACTCAGGAACGTGCTTACACGTCGCCAATTTGGTACACGCCGGGAACATAA
- the kdsA gene encoding 3-deoxy-8-phosphooctulonate synthase, with product MQHKVIKVGSLEVANDRPFTLFGGMNVLESKDLALQIAEKYVKVTEKLGIPYVFKASFDKANRSSISSYRGPGMDEGLRIFEAIKAEFNIPVITDVHEPHQAAPVAEVADVIQLPAFLARQTDLVEAMAKTKAVINVKKPQFLSPGQMKNIIEKFAEGGNENLILCERGTCMGYDNLVVDMLGFRTMKEVSNGLPVIFDVTHALQFRDPLGAASGGRRNQTAELARSGMAVGLAGLFLEAHPNPAQAKCDGPSALPLDKLEPFLGQIKAVDNLIKVLPPLEII from the coding sequence TTGCAACACAAAGTTATTAAGGTTGGCAGCCTAGAAGTTGCCAACGATAGGCCCTTTACCTTATTTGGTGGCATGAATGTGCTGGAATCGAAAGATCTGGCTCTGCAAATTGCCGAAAAATACGTAAAGGTGACGGAAAAGCTGGGTATACCCTACGTATTTAAAGCCTCATTCGACAAAGCCAACCGTTCTTCCATTAGCTCCTACCGTGGGCCGGGAATGGACGAAGGGCTGCGTATATTCGAGGCGATAAAAGCGGAGTTTAATATCCCGGTCATTACCGATGTGCATGAACCCCATCAGGCGGCACCGGTTGCGGAAGTGGCAGATGTCATTCAGTTACCGGCCTTTTTGGCTCGTCAAACAGACTTGGTAGAGGCCATGGCAAAAACCAAAGCAGTTATTAACGTTAAAAAACCGCAGTTTTTAAGCCCCGGCCAAATGAAAAATATCATTGAGAAATTTGCAGAGGGAGGCAATGAAAACCTTATTCTCTGCGAGCGGGGAACCTGTATGGGCTACGACAATTTAGTTGTCGACATGCTGGGTTTCCGCACTATGAAGGAAGTGAGTAACGGCCTGCCCGTTATCTTTGATGTCACTCACGCCCTTCAGTTTCGCGACCCGTTGGGTGCTGCATCCGGCGGTCGTCGCAACCAAACGGCCGAGCTGGCGCGCTCCGGCATGGCCGTTGGGCTTGCAGGTTTGTTTTTGGAAGCCCACCCCAATCCAGCGCAGGCGAAATGTGATGGCCCTAGTGCCCTCCCGCTAGATAAGCTGGAGCCCTTTCTTGGGCAAATAAAAGCAGTGGATAACTTAATAAAAGTTTTACCACCGTTGGAAATTATTTAA
- a CDS encoding HlyD family secretion protein: protein MILVLLIVYLAFLAIAIKFKLIKPTLFWKISPLLWVVFLLVALFIPLQFWAPGGYIRVIAPTVQIVPNVSGQVINVSVKPNQHVSKGDILYQLDARPFQSVVDRLQADLTLANIRFEQQEELQQKNLGRKLDIDRTRANVASTQAQLDKAQYDLEQATVRAPDSGIVTNVEALQEGARVVSAPFAQTLAFVEDNNRPIFAQIQQSYLRYVEIGQSAEIAFKMYPGQVFPATVKAILPGSSLGQFGPSGILPTTLSEVHGPMFVRLYLTDTAMAASLPAGATGDVAIYTEKGSASHVIRKVMIRTTAITNYVNPF, encoded by the coding sequence ATGATTCTGGTACTGTTAATTGTTTACCTTGCCTTTCTTGCTATAGCCATAAAATTCAAACTGATTAAGCCCACCTTATTCTGGAAAATATCACCATTACTTTGGGTCGTCTTTTTATTGGTTGCTCTGTTTATTCCACTACAATTCTGGGCTCCCGGTGGCTATATCCGTGTTATTGCACCAACTGTGCAAATTGTACCCAATGTCTCCGGTCAAGTTATTAATGTAAGCGTAAAGCCGAATCAACACGTTAGCAAAGGCGATATCCTTTATCAGCTCGACGCTCGCCCTTTCCAATCTGTGGTAGACCGTCTTCAAGCCGATCTAACGCTTGCGAATATCCGCTTTGAACAACAAGAAGAATTACAACAAAAAAACCTTGGCCGAAAACTCGATATTGACCGTACGCGGGCCAATGTCGCTTCCACCCAAGCCCAGCTAGACAAGGCTCAATACGACCTTGAACAAGCCACTGTGCGCGCGCCCGATAGCGGTATTGTGACTAATGTTGAAGCTTTGCAGGAAGGCGCTAGAGTGGTGTCTGCACCCTTTGCGCAAACCCTGGCATTTGTAGAAGACAACAACCGGCCCATTTTCGCGCAAATACAGCAAAGCTATTTACGCTATGTAGAAATAGGACAGTCGGCAGAAATTGCTTTTAAAATGTATCCCGGTCAAGTATTTCCAGCCACAGTAAAAGCCATTTTACCCGGATCCTCCCTTGGGCAATTCGGACCATCAGGCATTTTACCCACTACGCTCAGTGAAGTTCACGGCCCCATGTTTGTTAGACTTTATCTAACGGACACCGCCATGGCTGCATCACTACCTGCCGGCGCTACTGGAGACGTTGCAATTTATACCGAGAAAGGCTCTGCATCACATGTTATTAGAAAGGTGATGATACGAACAACAGCCATAACAAACTACGTTAACCCATTTTGA
- the eno gene encoding phosphopyruvate hydratase, producing the protein MSKIVDVVGFEVMDSRGNPTVMAEVVLESGAVGSACAPSGASTGSREALELRDGDKSRYLGKGVLKAVANINETIKPLLVGKDAAAQRELDGIMLDADGTENKATLGANAILAVSLAAAKAAAIDKGIPLYAHIAEINGTPGKYSMPVPMMNIVNGGEHADNNVDIQEFMVQPVSAPNFTEALRMGAEIFHSLKKVLSNRGLNTAVGDEGGFAPNLPSNEAALEAIAEAVANAGYKLGEDITLALDCASSEFYKDGVYDMSGEGKKFTGAEYADYLAELAAKYPILSIEDGMDESDWESWDILTKKIGDKVQLVGDDLFVTNTKILKRGIDEGIGNSILIKFNQIGTLSETLDAIKMAQDAGFTAVISHRSGETEDTTIADLAVATAAGQIKTGSLSRSDRIAKYNRLLRIEAELGDKAPYRGRAEFK; encoded by the coding sequence ATGAGCAAGATTGTAGACGTAGTTGGTTTTGAGGTAATGGATTCCCGCGGGAACCCAACCGTTATGGCGGAAGTGGTTCTGGAATCTGGAGCAGTAGGAAGCGCATGCGCGCCTTCTGGTGCATCCACCGGTTCCCGTGAAGCCCTAGAGCTGCGTGATGGCGACAAAAGCCGTTACCTGGGTAAAGGCGTACTGAAAGCCGTTGCCAACATTAACGAAACAATTAAGCCTCTGTTGGTGGGTAAAGATGCAGCAGCTCAGCGTGAGCTAGACGGCATAATGCTGGATGCAGACGGAACCGAAAACAAAGCCACCCTAGGTGCAAACGCCATTCTGGCTGTTTCCTTGGCTGCGGCAAAAGCAGCGGCTATCGACAAAGGTATTCCTTTGTACGCACACATCGCCGAAATTAACGGTACCCCGGGCAAATACTCCATGCCAGTGCCGATGATGAACATTGTTAACGGTGGCGAGCACGCCGACAACAACGTCGACATTCAAGAATTTATGGTCCAGCCTGTTTCTGCACCAAACTTCACCGAAGCACTGCGTATGGGCGCAGAAATATTCCACAGCCTGAAAAAAGTACTTTCGAACCGTGGTCTAAACACAGCCGTGGGCGACGAAGGTGGTTTTGCTCCAAACCTGCCGTCTAACGAAGCCGCGCTGGAAGCTATTGCAGAAGCCGTGGCCAACGCTGGCTACAAGCTGGGCGAAGACATTACCCTAGCCCTAGACTGCGCATCATCTGAATTTTACAAAGATGGCGTGTACGACATGAGCGGCGAAGGCAAGAAATTCACCGGTGCAGAGTATGCCGATTACCTGGCCGAACTTGCCGCCAAGTACCCCATTTTGTCTATTGAAGATGGTATGGACGAAAGCGATTGGGAAAGCTGGGATATCCTCACCAAGAAAATTGGCGACAAAGTACAGTTGGTGGGCGATGATCTGTTCGTAACCAACACCAAAATCCTAAAGCGTGGAATTGATGAAGGTATTGGTAACTCTATTCTTATTAAGTTCAACCAAATTGGTACCTTGAGTGAAACCCTGGATGCCATCAAAATGGCACAAGATGCAGGCTTCACTGCCGTTATCTCTCACCGTTCCGGCGAAACCGAAGACACCACCATTGCTGACCTGGCTGTAGCAACTGCCGCTGGCCAGATTAAAACCGGTTCCCTGTCTCGTTCTGATCGTATAGCCAAGTACAACCGTCTGCTACGTATTGAAGCAGAGCTGGGTGATAAAGCTCCTTACCGCGGGCGTGCGGAATTTAAATAA
- a CDS encoding DUF3302 domain-containing protein yields MAFIDIFTWIVFLIMISVVVGIIVFMGLWPGRIAKTRQHPQAEAITIGSWVCLLFGGVMWPLMLIWAYTKPSTASQQADTIMLAQKVALLQTRLEALERQKGENQ; encoded by the coding sequence ATGGCGTTTATCGATATTTTCACTTGGATCGTTTTTTTGATTATGATTTCCGTAGTTGTTGGAATCATTGTCTTTATGGGCCTATGGCCAGGGCGAATTGCAAAAACGCGCCAACACCCTCAAGCGGAAGCGATAACTATTGGCAGCTGGGTGTGCCTTTTATTCGGAGGTGTCATGTGGCCACTTATGCTTATCTGGGCCTATACAAAACCTAGCACCGCATCACAGCAAGCAGACACCATAATGCTTGCACAAAAAGTGGCGCTATTGCAAACGCGCCTAGAAGCGTTAGAGCGGCAGAAAGGAGAAAACCAATGA
- a CDS encoding arylsulfatase, with amino-acid sequence MRFLKLLPSIVCAAAISSTAFAAEKKPNILVIWGDDIGWFNVSAYNRGMMGYKTPNIDRIANDGILFTDAYGQNSCTAGRASFVTGQSPFRTGLLKVGLPGAKEGLSSKDITVAEVLKNMGYATGQFGKNHLGDLDEHLPTNHGFDEFFGNLYHLNAEEEPENEDYPKDPEFKKKFGPRGVIHSYADGKIEDTGPLTKKRMETIDEEVTALAVKFIEKQVKADKPFFVWYNTTRMHVWTHLKPKSVGVTGQGIYADGMAEHDGMVGEMLDTLDRLKVADNTIVMYSTDNGAELMSWPDGGMIPFRGEKNTTWEGGFRVPMLVKWPGKIKPGQVSNEIISQEDWLPTFVAAAGDTQIKEKLLKGYKAGGKTFKNHLDGYNMLPYFTGEVEEGPRKEMFYFTDDGSLSALRYGDWKLMFSEQRAHGFNVWQEPLVTLRVPKLFNLRQDPFERADIEAFGYDKWRFERVFLLVPAQAYVGEFISTFKKYPPRQKPGSFNLDQVLQSLEEGAGATN; translated from the coding sequence ATGAGATTTTTAAAATTGCTGCCAAGCATTGTTTGTGCTGCGGCAATATCATCTACCGCGTTCGCGGCAGAAAAGAAGCCCAATATCCTTGTGATATGGGGCGATGACATTGGTTGGTTTAATGTCAGCGCTTATAACCGAGGCATGATGGGCTACAAAACGCCTAATATCGATCGTATAGCCAATGACGGTATTTTATTTACCGATGCCTACGGCCAGAATAGCTGTACCGCTGGCCGCGCTTCGTTTGTTACAGGCCAAAGCCCATTTCGCACAGGCTTGCTTAAAGTTGGCTTACCAGGCGCTAAAGAAGGCTTAAGTAGTAAAGACATTACTGTTGCCGAGGTGTTAAAAAACATGGGTTATGCTACCGGGCAATTCGGTAAAAACCATCTGGGTGACCTTGATGAGCATTTACCCACAAATCACGGTTTTGACGAATTTTTTGGTAACTTATACCACCTTAATGCCGAAGAAGAACCCGAAAACGAAGACTACCCAAAAGACCCAGAATTTAAGAAGAAGTTTGGCCCACGTGGCGTTATTCATAGTTATGCAGATGGCAAAATTGAAGATACTGGCCCGCTGACCAAAAAACGTATGGAAACTATCGATGAAGAAGTGACCGCGTTAGCCGTTAAATTTATTGAAAAGCAAGTGAAAGCCGATAAACCTTTCTTTGTTTGGTATAACACTACACGTATGCACGTATGGACGCATTTAAAGCCTAAGTCCGTAGGTGTAACGGGGCAAGGCATCTACGCTGACGGTATGGCCGAGCACGACGGAATGGTCGGTGAAATGCTTGATACCCTCGATCGTTTAAAAGTCGCCGATAACACTATTGTTATGTATTCCACTGATAACGGAGCCGAATTAATGAGCTGGCCCGACGGTGGTATGATCCCTTTCCGTGGTGAGAAAAATACCACTTGGGAAGGCGGTTTTAGGGTGCCAATGCTGGTGAAATGGCCGGGTAAAATCAAGCCTGGGCAAGTGTCAAACGAAATCATTTCCCAAGAAGATTGGCTGCCCACCTTTGTGGCCGCAGCAGGCGATACGCAAATAAAAGAAAAGCTGCTAAAGGGTTACAAGGCGGGTGGAAAAACCTTTAAAAACCATTTAGATGGTTACAACATGTTGCCTTATTTTACGGGTGAAGTTGAAGAAGGCCCACGTAAAGAAATGTTCTACTTTACCGATGATGGTTCTTTATCGGCTTTGCGTTACGGTGATTGGAAGTTAATGTTTAGTGAGCAGCGTGCGCATGGTTTTAACGTATGGCAAGAGCCACTTGTTACCTTGCGGGTTCCTAAGCTATTTAACCTACGACAAGATCCATTTGAGCGTGCTGATATTGAAGCCTTTGGGTATGATAAATGGCGGTTTGAGCGAGTATTCTTACTTGTTCCAGCGCAGGCATATGTGGGTGAATTTATTTCTACTTTCAAGAAATACCCACCTCGTCAAAAACCAGGCAGCTTTAACTTAGATCAAGTTTTACAGTCGCTTGAAGAAGGCGCTGGCGCGACGAATTAA
- a CDS encoding helix-turn-helix transcriptional regulator: protein MNRVPHFRAAHLHPYLRMLDKVGAPVDKKLVEAKLPGGLRDDPEAQLSLLHTLNFLTLMAREQGVDDIALRAREHFAITELSPEFVQRILLAPSLNVALESFFTLARLEDTQLRIWAEKHGEHIHVCSREEVVLDVFGARHCEMNTNAMLVAIVQAFVGAHWLPAEMGLHSSVPLGAYVQQSFPNTALYIGQPSAWVSIPEKLLASTLHHVTFEMIRRCEQCGQTDLGTSTLSGFSESFKNILKPYLGDGIPPITLAAEIAGVSVRTLQRCLSDNSTSYSKLVQCAQYELASHLLKDPSARVLDIGFATGYEDPSNFTRAFRRYSGMTPKQYRELALVG, encoded by the coding sequence ATGAATAGGGTTCCCCACTTCAGGGCAGCACATTTACATCCTTATTTACGCATGCTTGATAAAGTAGGTGCGCCGGTCGATAAAAAGCTTGTTGAAGCGAAGCTGCCGGGTGGTTTGCGAGATGATCCCGAAGCTCAGTTGTCACTGTTGCATACGCTGAATTTTTTGACACTGATGGCAAGGGAGCAAGGCGTCGATGACATTGCCTTGCGAGCCCGCGAACACTTTGCGATCACGGAGTTATCACCAGAATTTGTGCAGAGAATATTGCTGGCCCCAAGTTTGAACGTAGCCCTAGAAAGTTTTTTCACCTTAGCACGGCTAGAAGATACTCAGCTGCGTATATGGGCTGAGAAACACGGTGAACATATTCACGTGTGTAGCCGCGAAGAAGTGGTTTTGGATGTGTTTGGTGCTAGGCACTGCGAAATGAATACCAATGCGATGCTGGTTGCGATCGTACAGGCTTTTGTGGGTGCCCATTGGTTGCCCGCTGAGATGGGGCTCCATTCTTCAGTGCCATTAGGTGCTTATGTTCAACAGTCTTTCCCTAATACGGCGCTCTATATTGGCCAACCATCGGCTTGGGTGAGTATTCCTGAAAAGCTTTTGGCCAGTACGTTACATCACGTTACATTTGAGATGATTCGGCGCTGCGAGCAATGTGGGCAGACTGATTTAGGTACGAGCACATTGTCTGGCTTTAGCGAATCGTTTAAAAATATTTTGAAACCCTATTTAGGCGACGGTATACCCCCCATAACCTTGGCCGCTGAGATAGCGGGCGTTAGTGTGCGTACCTTACAGCGTTGTCTCAGTGACAACAGCACGAGCTATTCCAAACTTGTTCAGTGTGCGCAATATGAATTAGCCTCTCATTTATTAAAAGACCCTTCAGCGCGCGTGTTAGATATTGGTTTTGCCACGGGCTATGAAGACCCCTCCAATTTTACCCGCGCATTTCGGCGTTATAGTGGTATGACACCTAAGCAATATAGAGAGCTTGCCTTAGTCGGTTAA
- a CDS encoding 5'-nucleotidase, translated as MALDLSDTLVVGISATALFDLSEADSVFRSKYKEDKETAVEEYRTYMLDKEGEHLNDGTGMPLVKALLELNKHQKTGDNNPLVEVVVMSRNSPETGIRVFNNIRERALPISRHAFTGGESVVDYLDAFDVDLFLTTNLKDAQRVIDGVTCAAAYLKEPPKDVHKIPEGQVRIAFDGDAVIFDDQSEIVYKAEGIEGFHANEDENQDVPMQEGPYASLLKKLSRLQERLPFSVEFSPIRIAIVTARNAPAEMRVIKTLRHWGVYVDEVFFLGGMDKSKILKAFKPHIFFDDQDLHIEPASKFVPSGKVPYATASPLHKSNVQKERKT; from the coding sequence ATGGCGCTAGATTTATCAGACACATTGGTTGTGGGAATCTCTGCAACCGCTTTATTTGACTTGAGTGAAGCGGATTCAGTGTTTAGGTCTAAATATAAGGAAGACAAAGAAACCGCTGTAGAGGAATACCGAACGTACATGCTTGATAAGGAGGGCGAGCATCTAAACGATGGTACAGGAATGCCGCTAGTGAAAGCCTTACTCGAACTCAACAAACACCAAAAAACAGGCGATAACAACCCCTTAGTTGAAGTTGTAGTCATGTCGCGTAATAGCCCTGAAACAGGCATTCGAGTATTTAATAATATTCGAGAAAGGGCGTTACCTATTTCCAGGCATGCATTTACCGGCGGGGAGTCAGTGGTTGATTATTTGGACGCTTTTGATGTGGACCTTTTCTTAACTACAAACCTTAAAGATGCACAGAGAGTTATTGATGGGGTTACGTGCGCAGCGGCTTACTTGAAGGAGCCACCAAAAGATGTGCACAAAATCCCAGAGGGGCAAGTGCGCATTGCCTTCGATGGAGATGCCGTTATATTCGATGATCAGAGTGAAATTGTGTATAAAGCTGAAGGTATCGAAGGCTTTCATGCCAATGAAGATGAGAACCAAGATGTTCCTATGCAGGAAGGCCCCTATGCTAGTTTATTAAAGAAACTGTCAAGACTCCAAGAGAGGCTTCCTTTTAGCGTCGAGTTTTCGCCGATTAGAATTGCCATTGTTACGGCTAGAAATGCTCCAGCCGAAATGCGTGTAATAAAAACATTACGGCATTGGGGGGTATATGTTGATGAGGTATTCTTTTTAGGCGGAATGGATAAATCAAAAATTTTAAAAGCGTTTAAACCGCATATATTTTTTGATGACCAAGACTTACATATTGAGCCAGCATCTAAGTTTGTTCCGTCGGGTAAAGTACCTTATGCCACCGCTTCCCCATTGCATAAATCAAACGTTCAGAAAGAGAGAAAGACTTAA
- a CDS encoding helix-turn-helix domain-containing protein, with protein MGESPLVTQIKKIMLESLVEGDLSLLLLARRCDLPVRSLQRHLHAAGTSYTCLLQAVRLQRASTLLINTMMPIADITKDLGFSDASNFSRAFYCWTGVSPSAFRQYGGASDNGAR; from the coding sequence ATGGGAGAAAGCCCGCTAGTAACGCAGATTAAAAAAATAATGCTCGAGAGTTTGGTGGAGGGCGACCTTAGCCTTTTGTTGCTGGCTCGGCGTTGTGATTTGCCGGTAAGAAGCTTACAGCGACACCTACACGCAGCTGGCACCAGTTACACCTGCTTATTGCAGGCGGTTCGCTTGCAGAGGGCGTCTACATTGCTCATCAACACAATGATGCCAATCGCTGATATCACCAAGGATTTAGGGTTTTCAGATGCGAGTAATTTCAGTCGCGCTTTTTATTGTTGGACTGGCGTGTCCCCGAGTGCGTTTCGGCAATACGGTGGAGCAAGCGATAACGGTGCTCGCTGA